The following coding sequences lie in one Sinorhizobium fredii USDA 257 genomic window:
- a CDS encoding ferredoxin--NADP reductase, with product MNAPAKKEDFAVQAPAGVFVETVTSVEHYTDRLFRFRMTRPQEFRFRSGEFAMIGLMVGEKPVYRAYSIASPAWDEELEFFSIKVPDGPLTSHLQAIRPGDQVLMRKKPTGTLVLDALVPGRRLYMFSTGTGIAPFASLMRDPETYEKFEEVILTHTCRDVAELKYGFDLVEEIRNHEFLNEIVGDKLRHYATVTREDYGFKGRITDLMTNGKFFADLGLPSLDPAIDRGMICGSTAMLKDTKEILEAAGLTEGANNKPAEFVIERAFVG from the coding sequence ATGAATGCGCCGGCAAAAAAGGAAGATTTCGCGGTACAGGCACCGGCGGGTGTCTTCGTCGAAACGGTCACGAGCGTCGAACATTACACGGACCGGCTCTTCCGCTTCCGCATGACGCGCCCGCAGGAGTTTCGCTTCCGCTCCGGCGAGTTCGCGATGATCGGCCTGATGGTCGGCGAAAAGCCCGTCTATCGCGCCTATTCGATCGCAAGCCCCGCCTGGGACGAGGAACTGGAGTTCTTCTCGATCAAGGTACCTGACGGTCCGCTGACCTCGCATCTGCAGGCGATCAGGCCGGGCGATCAGGTGCTGATGCGCAAGAAGCCGACGGGCACGCTGGTGCTTGACGCGCTTGTGCCCGGCCGCAGGCTCTACATGTTCTCGACCGGCACGGGCATCGCGCCCTTTGCGAGCCTGATGCGCGATCCGGAGACTTACGAGAAGTTCGAGGAGGTCATCCTCACGCATACCTGCCGCGACGTGGCCGAGTTGAAATACGGCTTCGATCTCGTCGAGGAAATCCGCAATCACGAGTTCCTCAATGAAATCGTCGGCGACAAGCTGCGCCACTACGCGACCGTGACGCGCGAGGATTATGGGTTCAAGGGCCGGATCACCGACCTGATGACGAACGGCAAGTTCTTCGCCGACCTCGGCCTGCCGTCGCTCGATCCGGCGATCGATCGCGGCATGATCTGCGGCTCCACCGCCATGCTGAAGGACACCAAGGAAATCCTCGAGGCTGCCGGTCTCACCGAAGGCGCCAACAACAAGCCGGCTGAATTCGTCATCGAGCGCGCATTCGTCGGCTGA
- a CDS encoding DUF934 domain-containing protein, translating to MTKIWKEGGFVNDDPWVVETEEVKAGSNEKAILGLDAFLEQAAGGASGLGVLIAPADDVTRLAPHLDRIALVALGFPAFNDGRAFSHASLLRSRLGFEGEVRAVGDVLIDQIPLMLRCGVDSFAVTNATAIKMLSEGRLPGIANHYQPTAKPSTDAKSYSWRRVS from the coding sequence ATGACGAAAATCTGGAAAGAAGGCGGCTTCGTGAATGATGACCCGTGGGTCGTCGAGACCGAGGAGGTCAAGGCCGGCTCGAACGAGAAGGCAATCCTCGGCCTTGACGCCTTCCTGGAGCAGGCAGCAGGCGGCGCTTCCGGCCTTGGTGTCCTGATCGCCCCTGCGGACGACGTGACGCGCCTGGCGCCGCATCTCGACCGCATTGCTCTGGTAGCCTTGGGCTTCCCGGCCTTCAACGACGGGCGCGCCTTCAGCCATGCTTCGCTGCTGCGCAGCCGCCTCGGCTTCGAAGGCGAGGTACGTGCCGTTGGCGACGTGTTGATCGACCAGATCCCGTTGATGCTGCGTTGTGGGGTCGACAGTTTTGCGGTGACCAATGCCACGGCGATCAAAATGCTCTCGGAAGGGCGCCTGCCGGGCATCGCCAACCACTACCAGCCGACGGCAAAACCGTCGACCGACGCCAAATCCTACAGTTGGCGCCGCGTTTCCTGA